The genomic window CTCGTGCCGATGCGGGAAGCGCCCGCGCGGACCATTTCCGAGACGTCGTGGAAGGTGCGGATGCCTCCGGCGGCCTTGACGCCGGCGCGGTCGCCGACCGTTTGCCGAAGCAGCCGGACGTCGTGCGTCGTGGCGCCGCCGGGGCCGAAGCCGGTCGAGGTCTTGACGAAGTCGGCCTGGGCCTCGAGCGCGAGTTCGCAGGCCCTGGCCTTTTCCTCGTCCGAGAGATAGCAGCATTCGAGGATGACCTTGAGGCAGCAGCCGGTGGTGATTTTGCGGATGGCGGCGATTTCGTCGCGGACGTCGGCGTAGCGTCCGCTCTTCATCGCCACGAGGTTGATGACCATGTCGACTTCGCCGGCGCCGGACTCGATGCAGACGCGGGCCTCCTCGCGCTTGACGTCGAGGCCGGCGTAGCCGAAGGGGATTCCCACCGTGCCGCCCGCCAGGACGTCCGTTCCATGAAGCAGTTTCACGACGCGTTCGACGTCGTACGGGGCGGCCGAGACGGTGTGAAAGCCGTAGCCGATCGCCTCCTCGCAGACGCGCTCGACGTCCTCGACGGTGTGGTCGGGCGCCAGGAGCGTGTGGTCAATGAGGCGAGCCAGGGTCTCGACCGTCAGGCCGCGGGTTGTTTCCTCGGTCGGCATAGGTCCTTGACCCTAGCGGCCTGGTTCGGCGGGTTCAAGGGCAAAATCGGAGAGATGTTTTCAAGAGGTCCCCGGAACTACGCCCAGGGCTATTATGTACCAGCCTCATAGTCTTGCCTCAGCAGGCCGGTTGCATATCCATCCCTTCCTACTCCCATATAGACTTCAACTCGTGGACGCGCAGGAAGCGGGCTTTGACCTGGCCCTTACCGCAGGATGCGTTCAGGGAGCGATTGTCATCCTTCGGGAGGATGCAGCGCGGGATATAAACGCGGCCATTGTTCCCGAACACCTCAATGGAAGTACGGTCCAGCAGAATCCTGAGGTGGAGGATACCCTTCTCGGGTTTGAGCGGCGTCCGAACACTGCCACAGGACAACGTCTGACTCTGGGCATTATACACCACTTTTTCTCCGCGCAGGTCGAAGATGGTTTCCGTGTCCGCAGCCGGCTCGAACTCGACTTCCACGTCGAACAGATCTCCTTCGATTCCGGCCAGCGGATTCTCCCCTGCTTTTAGGGTCAGATCCGTCCATTTATGCGTCTTCGCCCGGAGCGTTTCGAGTT from Planctomycetota bacterium includes these protein-coding regions:
- the deoC gene encoding deoxyribose-phosphate aldolase, which codes for MPTEETTRGLTVETLARLIDHTLLAPDHTVEDVERVCEEAIGYGFHTVSAAPYDVERVVKLLHGTDVLAGGTVGIPFGYAGLDVKREEARVCIESGAGEVDMVINLVAMKSGRYADVRDEIAAIRKITTGCCLKVILECCYLSDEEKARACELALEAQADFVKTSTGFGPGGATTHDVRLLRQTVGDRAGVKAAGGIRTFHDVSEMVRAGASRIGTSAGVRIIEDFQNREDE